From Pseudomonas sp. StFLB209, a single genomic window includes:
- a CDS encoding MFS transporter has product MPSASQAPHNIPEHNQQSVVQQWLAILSVAVGAFALVTSEFLPVGVLNDVASDLGISAGHAGLMVTLPGIMAALAAPLLSVGIGALDRRYLLISLTLLMIIANAVVAYAADFNLLLFGRVLLGISIGGFWATAIALSGRLAPKGVGVAQATSIIMVGVTLATVLGVPVGTWLSGLMGWRMTFLVTALVGVPVLLAQIFLLPRLAPDKAIRVSDLPALFINPQARVGLIAVLLIGLAHFAAYTYVAPFFKQSSGFDGPTIGSLLLLYGIAGVAGNIFAGFAANRSVRHTLMLVALMIGISTALFPYFATGMTGAVMLIALWGFAFGAFPACSSIWMFIVAPKDVERGMPLFVAMFQVIIALGSFFGGQIVDQLGTSVLLSLATALVGCGFVTVLVLGRGVSNSLAAQPG; this is encoded by the coding sequence ATGCCAAGTGCCAGTCAGGCCCCTCATAACATTCCCGAACACAATCAACAGAGCGTCGTCCAGCAGTGGCTGGCGATTCTCTCGGTCGCCGTCGGCGCCTTCGCGCTGGTGACCAGCGAGTTTCTCCCGGTCGGCGTGCTCAACGATGTCGCCAGCGACCTCGGTATCAGCGCCGGCCACGCCGGGCTGATGGTGACCTTGCCCGGCATCATGGCCGCGCTCGCGGCGCCGTTGCTGTCGGTGGGCATTGGTGCGCTGGATCGGCGCTATTTGCTGATCAGCCTGACGCTGCTGATGATCATCGCCAACGCGGTGGTGGCCTACGCCGCCGACTTCAACCTGCTGCTGTTCGGCCGCGTGCTGCTGGGGATCAGTATCGGCGGCTTCTGGGCGACGGCCATTGCCCTCAGTGGCCGCCTGGCACCTAAAGGGGTCGGGGTGGCGCAAGCGACCTCGATCATCATGGTCGGTGTGACCCTCGCTACTGTGTTGGGCGTACCCGTTGGCACCTGGCTGAGCGGCCTGATGGGCTGGCGCATGACTTTTCTGGTGACCGCGCTGGTGGGCGTGCCGGTGCTGTTGGCGCAGATCTTCCTGCTGCCACGGCTGGCGCCAGACAAGGCGATCCGGGTCAGTGACCTGCCGGCGCTGTTCATCAACCCGCAGGCGCGGGTGGGCTTGATTGCAGTATTGCTGATTGGCCTGGCGCACTTTGCGGCGTACACCTATGTCGCGCCTTTCTTCAAACAAAGCTCCGGCTTCGACGGGCCGACCATTGGCTCATTGCTGCTGCTCTATGGCATCGCCGGGGTCGCAGGCAACATCTTTGCAGGCTTTGCCGCCAACCGCAGTGTGCGCCATACCCTGATGCTGGTCGCGTTGATGATCGGCATCAGCACCGCGTTGTTCCCGTACTTTGCCACCGGTATGACCGGCGCAGTGATGCTCATCGCCCTCTGGGGCTTTGCGTTCGGTGCCTTTCCGGCCTGTTCCAGCATCTGGATGTTTATCGTCGCACCCAAGGATGTCGAACGCGGCATGCCGCTGTTCGTGGCCATGTTCCAGGTGATCATTGCGCTGGGTTCGTTCTTCGGCGGGCAGATCGTCGACCAGCTGGGCACCTCGGTGCTGTTGAGCCTGGCCACGGCGCTGGTGGGCTGCGGGTTTGTGACGGTGCTGGTGTTGGGCCGGGGCGTCAGTAACAGCCTGGCGGCGCAGCCAGGCTAG
- a CDS encoding aegerolysin family protein, which yields MAYAQWGTFVIQALNYSVTIKNVAHSWGKFYDSKQIGVAGGNKDNEYEPSAIEGKVIEKGQAFAINACGRSDASSGTEGSFELYDGDTYVGTYTWDCPWGSKTNTSTWTPAGSQPPANSYITQQSGANLDSGALGTVTIQTAKISAF from the coding sequence ATGGCATATGCACAATGGGGTACATTTGTAATTCAAGCCTTAAACTACAGCGTCACGATTAAAAATGTCGCCCATTCATGGGGTAAGTTCTACGACTCGAAACAGATCGGTGTCGCAGGCGGCAACAAGGATAACGAATACGAACCGAGCGCCATCGAAGGGAAGGTCATCGAAAAAGGCCAGGCATTCGCCATCAACGCCTGCGGACGATCAGATGCTTCCTCCGGAACAGAAGGTTCCTTCGAACTCTACGATGGTGACACCTACGTCGGCACCTACACCTGGGATTGCCCGTGGGGCAGCAAAACAAACACATCGACCTGGACTCCGGCAGGCTCCCAGCCGCCGGCCAACAGTTACATTACCCAACAAAGCGGAGCGAATCTGGATAGCGGCGCACTTGGCACCGTGACAATTCAGACAGCAAAAATTTCCGCGTTTTAA